The bacterium genome segment TTCTTTTATTATGTTTTTGTTTATAATTGCACCTGTTAAAATTAGAATCAAAGTAGAAATAAAATAATATATAAATTGCTCTTTATAAATAAAGAAAACAAACAACAAAAATATAAAGATACAACTTAAAAGGATTTTGGGAGAACGAGGATTTATTTTCTGAGCAGTAAACCATAAGATAATAACAAGGGGAAAAAGGGATGGCATTAGAGAGAGAATTACCCCTCCACTTGTTGCTGCTCCTTTACCTCCTTTAAATTTTAAAAAGACAGAATAACAATGTCCAATAATAGCAAAACATCCTATAATTGTTAGAAAAATTATATTTGTTTCTCCCCAGCACTTTCCAAGAAAAATAGGAAAAGCACCTTTAATAGTATCACAAAACCAAACCATTATTCCCCATTTT includes the following:
- a CDS encoding glycerol-3-phosphate acyltransferase, translating into MRIVFLFFISYLCGSIPFAFLFTYFLIGKDIRKIGDGNPGAANVVRNVSKKWGIMVWFCDTIKGAFPIFLGKCWGETNIIFLTIIGCFAIIGHCYSVFLKFKGGKGAATSGGVILSLMPSLFPLVIILWFTAQKINPRSPKILLSCIFIFLLFVFFIYKEQFIYYFISTLILILTGAIINKNIIKEIRGKKIGNVEKKNL